Proteins co-encoded in one bacterium genomic window:
- a CDS encoding STAS domain-containing protein, translated as MSIKLLNEEDVAVIGLLGDIDMQEVVNIRNTIASVLDSGCNQLVLDLSRVQHINATGMGILTESLRRIRHLQGDMKLAGVNPYVENIFELTGIKRFFEIHATRGDAVKSFKRYKYAAA; from the coding sequence GTGAGTATCAAACTTTTGAACGAGGAAGATGTCGCGGTGATTGGTTTGCTGGGTGACATTGATATGCAGGAGGTTGTTAACATTCGCAACACCATTGCCTCTGTTTTGGACAGCGGCTGCAATCAACTCGTTTTGGATTTGTCACGGGTGCAACATATCAATGCCACCGGCATGGGTATTTTAACCGAAAGTCTCCGCCGCATTCGACATTTACAGGGTGATATGAAATTAGCCGGCGTGAATCCCTACGTGGAAAACATTTTTGAATTGACCGGCATAAAACGCTTTTTTGAAATTCACGCAACCCGTGGGGATGCAGTAAAAAGTTTTAAACGCTATAAATACGCTGCCGCATGA
- the mraZ gene encoding division/cell wall cluster transcriptional repressor MraZ — protein MFLGTYTHTVDEKGRLSIPSRFRDVLSEKQLPEKVIVTQGLDACLVGYPVNEWKIFQEKIVNRPMNKSDDRYFIRRLLAGATECTLDKQGRIMLPAALRNYAGVTREAVVVGVSNRIEIWSPERWEKYLHDGKSLEEIAEQIEDL, from the coding sequence ATGTTCCTAGGAACGTATACACATACAGTCGATGAGAAAGGCCGTTTATCCATACCCTCGCGTTTTCGGGATGTGCTGTCGGAAAAGCAGCTGCCGGAAAAAGTGATTGTTACGCAGGGGTTGGATGCCTGTCTTGTGGGATATCCAGTCAATGAATGGAAAATTTTCCAGGAAAAAATAGTGAACCGGCCCATGAATAAAAGTGATGACCGGTATTTTATACGGCGTCTTCTGGCAGGTGCGACTGAATGCACCCTGGACAAACAAGGCCGTATTATGCTGCCGGCTGCGCTGCGGAATTATGCGGGTGTCACCCGTGAAGCGGTGGTGGTGGGTGTTTCCAATCGTATAGAAATTTGGTCGCCCGAACGTTGGGAAAAATATTTGCATGATGGTAAATCGCTGGAAGAAATTGCGGAGCAGATAGAAGATTTGTAG